From a region of the Candidatus Poribacteria bacterium genome:
- a CDS encoding CoA-acylating methylmalonate-semialdehyde dehydrogenase has translation MPEANPPQALSDVQTPLLNYVDNRWQQSTTDELLDVTNPANGEVLTQVPLSQAEEVHEAATAAATALQDWRRTPPVERVQYLFKLKNLLEDNLDDIARTITLECGKTLDEAKGEMRRAIENVEVACGIPTLMQGTNLEDIATGIDEFMIRQPVGVCAAIAPFNFPGMITFWFLPYAIACGNTYIVKPSEKVPVTMQKVFQLLEQTGLPKGVVNLVNGGRDTVDAILTHPDVRAVSFVGATATAKAIYAKAAANGKRVQCQGGAKNPLIILPDADPQFTVNAATESAFGCAGQRCLAASLAFTVGDAQGWFTEAIADTATDRVVGNGLEDGTEMGPVITTESKTRIEGLIQAGADEGARLLVDGRYPSIPGGENGNFIRPTVLSNLDPKGDIAGTEIFGPVLGLIHVETIDDAIALVNDGRYGNMACLFTSSGASARKFRYEAEIGNIGINIGVAAPMAFFPFSGWKDSFFGDLHGQSWDAVDFFTQKKVVVERWA, from the coding sequence ATGCCTGAAGCCAATCCGCCGCAAGCCTTATCCGATGTCCAAACGCCACTGCTGAACTACGTTGACAACAGATGGCAGCAGTCCACGACAGATGAATTACTGGACGTTACGAATCCAGCGAATGGGGAAGTCCTCACACAAGTCCCGCTTTCGCAGGCTGAAGAGGTCCATGAAGCCGCCACTGCTGCTGCCACTGCACTCCAAGACTGGCGGCGGACACCCCCCGTCGAACGTGTTCAATATTTGTTCAAGTTGAAAAATCTCTTAGAGGACAACTTAGACGACATCGCGAGAACCATTACGCTTGAGTGTGGCAAAACGCTTGATGAGGCAAAAGGCGAAATGCGGCGCGCCATTGAGAACGTCGAGGTCGCCTGTGGTATCCCCACGCTCATGCAAGGCACGAATCTTGAGGACATCGCAACCGGCATTGATGAATTCATGATCCGCCAACCTGTCGGGGTTTGTGCTGCCATCGCACCTTTCAACTTTCCGGGGATGATTACCTTCTGGTTTCTACCGTATGCCATCGCTTGTGGGAATACCTACATCGTCAAACCCTCTGAGAAAGTACCCGTCACCATGCAAAAGGTGTTCCAACTCTTGGAGCAGACGGGACTCCCGAAAGGCGTTGTTAATCTGGTCAATGGCGGTAGGGACACTGTAGATGCTATCTTAACGCATCCCGATGTTCGTGCGGTTAGTTTCGTCGGTGCGACCGCAACGGCGAAAGCCATCTATGCGAAAGCCGCGGCAAACGGAAAGCGCGTCCAGTGCCAAGGCGGTGCGAAAAATCCGCTCATCATTCTTCCCGATGCCGATCCGCAATTCACGGTTAACGCCGCGACGGAGAGTGCGTTTGGGTGTGCTGGGCAGCGCTGTCTTGCCGCCTCCCTTGCCTTCACCGTTGGTGACGCACAGGGTTGGTTCACAGAAGCCATCGCTGACACCGCCACTGACCGCGTCGTCGGGAACGGATTGGAAGACGGAACCGAGATGGGACCCGTCATCACCACCGAAAGCAAGACCCGAATTGAGGGGTTGATTCAAGCGGGTGCTGATGAAGGTGCGCGGCTTCTTGTTGATGGTAGGTATCCGAGTATCCCCGGGGGCGAAAATGGAAACTTCATCCGTCCAACGGTTCTCAGTAACCTCGATCCGAAGGGCGATATTGCCGGCACTGAAATCTTCGGACCTGTTCTCGGACTTATCCACGTTGAGACGATTGACGATGCGATCGCACTCGTCAACGATGGACGTTACGGGAATATGGCATGTCTCTTTACAAGTAGCGGCGCATCCGCCCGCAAGTTCCGTTATGAGGCAGAGATCGGAAACATCGGCATTAACATCGGTGTCGCTGCCCCGATGGCATTCTTCCCCTTCAGCGGCTGGAAAGACAGTTTCTTCGGCGACCTCCACGGTCAGAGTTGGGATGCCGTAGACTTCTTCACCCAAAAGAAGGTCGTTGTTGAACGCTGGGCATAG
- a CDS encoding S41 family peptidase produces the protein MKHLIIPFQNPQATTKNCFRILLSIYLICAMLPLGWSSDEDEKLVENLALFSQILAYVQQSHLDTPDTKELMEGAINGMLRKLDPYSQFIPDYTKFQTDNRGNYGGLGMTIGMREDMLTVITPFKDRPAALAGVQNGDVISHIEGESTALMSLNEAVEQLRGEPGTPVSITIIRENEGVPIEVTVTREVIRIPSVETDIIGDKVGYIKINQFLQTTAYDVDKAFVDFKEQGIRGVVLDLRLNPGGLLSSAVDIASDFLRPGQLVVYSKGVETREDFVAKGEKREEFPLIVLVNGGSASASEIVAGAIKDHGRGLVMGAKTFGKASVQRVFPLRGTKAAVKLTVARYYTPNGVDIDKIGIMPDVESPWFSRSEQQMHVKLRNHEKLKTFVEENGDDVLSQLNVAFHASRDDRQAAKLRRSYQRLSDALVEEQIVLSDVGIKYALAQITETSQDELEHDPQIVAAMEQLKVLELFAK, from the coding sequence ATGAAACATTTGATAATACCTTTTCAAAACCCACAAGCTACGACAAAAAACTGTTTTCGCATCTTGTTATCTATATACCTTATCTGTGCCATGCTGCCACTCGGTTGGAGCTCAGATGAAGACGAGAAACTCGTCGAAAACCTTGCACTTTTCTCACAGATATTGGCGTATGTCCAACAGTCGCATCTCGACACCCCGGACACCAAAGAACTCATGGAGGGTGCCATCAACGGCATGCTTCGCAAGTTGGACCCGTACAGCCAATTTATTCCAGACTATACCAAATTTCAGACCGACAACCGCGGCAATTACGGCGGACTCGGCATGACGATCGGTATGCGGGAGGATATGCTCACTGTGATTACCCCTTTTAAGGATCGCCCGGCAGCACTCGCGGGTGTCCAAAACGGCGATGTCATCAGCCATATTGAGGGTGAATCGACGGCACTCATGTCCTTGAACGAGGCTGTTGAGCAGTTACGGGGTGAACCCGGAACACCGGTTTCTATCACAATCATCCGTGAAAACGAGGGGGTACCCATTGAGGTTACCGTCACGCGTGAGGTGATCCGGATTCCGAGCGTGGAAACAGACATTATTGGTGATAAGGTTGGTTACATCAAAATCAATCAATTCCTTCAGACCACGGCTTATGACGTAGATAAAGCATTTGTTGATTTCAAGGAACAGGGTATCCGAGGCGTTGTTCTCGATCTCCGTCTGAACCCGGGTGGGTTACTCTCTTCAGCTGTTGATATCGCCAGTGATTTTCTGAGGCCCGGTCAACTCGTTGTTTACAGTAAAGGGGTTGAGACGCGTGAGGATTTTGTGGCGAAAGGTGAGAAAAGGGAGGAATTTCCATTAATTGTCCTCGTTAATGGCGGGAGTGCAAGTGCCTCAGAAATCGTCGCGGGTGCCATCAAGGACCATGGGCGCGGACTCGTCATGGGTGCTAAGACATTCGGGAAAGCATCTGTCCAGCGTGTGTTTCCGCTGAGAGGTACAAAGGCTGCCGTCAAATTAACCGTCGCACGCTACTATACACCCAACGGTGTCGATATTGACAAAATCGGCATCATGCCCGATGTTGAATCCCCATGGTTTAGTCGTTCCGAGCAGCAGATGCATGTGAAACTCCGTAATCACGAAAAACTCAAAACCTTTGTAGAGGAAAACGGCGATGATGTCTTGAGCCAACTCAATGTTGCCTTTCATGCCTCCCGTGATGATAGACAGGCAGCAAAACTCCGACGGAGTTACCAACGTCTGTCGGATGCACTCGTTGAGGAGCAGATTGTGCTGAGCGATGTCGGCATTAAATACGCGCTGGCACAGATTACGGAAACCTCTCAGGACGAACTGGAACATGACCCACAAATCGTCGCTGCTATGGAGCAATTAAAAGTCCTTGAACTTTTCGCAAAGTAG
- the gatA gene encoding Asp-tRNA(Asn)/Glu-tRNA(Gln) amidotransferase subunit GatA encodes MLYELTAHALHEKLKTREITAVQLAESVYDRIDAVEPHVKGYLTLTKDIALEQAHTADVRFQNGDAMPPLAGIPIAIKDVICTKGVRTTCASKILETFVPPYDATVMTKLHEQGVVMLGKTNMDEFAMGSSTENSAYQITHNPWDLDTIPGGSSGGSAAVVAADTAICSLGSDTGGSIRQPAALCGVVGMKPTYGRVSRYGLVAFASSLDQIGPFTKDVTDCALLLNAICGSDAMDATSVDVPVPDFTQGLIDDVEGMKIGIPKEYFTPALDTEVADRIQTAVAVLERLGATVEEISLPHTEYAIATYYIIAPAEASANLARYDGVRYGYRQENPEDLINMYKKTRSKGFGEEVKRRIMLGTFALSAGYQDAYYKKAQKARTLIKSDFDAAFERVDVIATPTSPTPAFKIGERTADPLQMYLCDVMTTPASHAGLPGISVPCGLVKDGLPVGLQLLGAPFAEEKVLRVAYTFEQNTDHHLQKPQMGVNGDVSS; translated from the coding sequence TACGAATTAACGGCACACGCACTACATGAAAAACTCAAGACGCGGGAAATTACCGCTGTCCAACTGGCAGAATCTGTCTATGACCGTATTGACGCTGTTGAGCCTCACGTCAAAGGCTATCTAACGCTTACGAAGGACATCGCCTTGGAACAGGCGCACACTGCGGATGTTAGGTTTCAAAACGGGGACGCTATGCCGCCTTTGGCTGGCATCCCGATTGCCATTAAAGATGTAATCTGCACCAAGGGTGTGCGCACGACATGTGCCTCCAAAATCCTTGAAACCTTCGTTCCACCTTACGACGCGACCGTCATGACCAAACTCCACGAACAAGGAGTCGTTATGCTCGGTAAGACAAACATGGACGAGTTCGCGATGGGGTCGTCTACCGAGAACTCGGCGTATCAGATTACGCACAATCCGTGGGACCTTGACACTATTCCTGGGGGTTCCAGCGGTGGGTCTGCTGCAGTGGTCGCGGCGGATACGGCTATCTGTTCTCTTGGTTCAGACACTGGCGGTTCAATTCGCCAACCCGCTGCGCTCTGTGGGGTCGTCGGTATGAAACCGACGTACGGACGCGTCTCCCGATACGGTTTGGTCGCATTCGCCTCCTCACTCGATCAGATTGGTCCTTTTACAAAAGATGTTACCGATTGTGCACTGCTGCTCAATGCTATCTGTGGCAGCGATGCCATGGATGCAACCTCTGTTGATGTGCCTGTCCCTGATTTCACACAGGGTCTCATCGACGATGTGGAAGGTATGAAAATCGGCATACCGAAAGAGTATTTCACACCGGCGTTAGATACGGAAGTCGCAGACCGCATACAGACGGCTGTTGCTGTTCTTGAACGACTCGGGGCGACGGTTGAAGAGATCTCTTTGCCCCACACGGAGTATGCCATCGCGACGTACTACATTATTGCACCCGCCGAAGCCAGTGCGAATCTTGCACGGTATGACGGTGTACGCTACGGATATCGGCAGGAAAACCCTGAAGACCTGATTAACATGTATAAAAAGACGCGCAGTAAAGGATTCGGTGAGGAGGTAAAACGTCGGATTATGCTCGGTACTTTTGCACTGAGTGCGGGGTATCAGGATGCCTATTATAAAAAGGCACAGAAAGCGCGGACGCTCATCAAATCTGATTTTGATGCTGCGTTTGAGCGGGTTGATGTTATCGCAACGCCTACCTCGCCGACGCCTGCCTTTAAAATAGGCGAGCGAACCGCAGATCCGTTGCAAATGTATCTTTGCGATGTGATGACGACCCCCGCAAGCCATGCCGGACTTCCCGGTATCTCTGTTCCGTGTGGGTTGGTGAAAGACGGGTTGCCTGTCGGGTTGCAACTGCTCGGCGCGCCTTTCGCAGAAGAAAAAGTTTTACGGGTTGCCTATACCTTCGAGCAAAATACGGATCACCATCTGCAGAAACCGCAGATGGGTGTGAATGGAGATGTTTCATCATGA